In Rutidosis leptorrhynchoides isolate AG116_Rl617_1_P2 chromosome 2, CSIRO_AGI_Rlap_v1, whole genome shotgun sequence, one genomic interval encodes:
- the LOC139890424 gene encoding uncharacterized protein — protein sequence MVLYGASQTQNPFNSNHRFKQNSFSRKSTIFVRGVPKSTSLANINYVFKEFGQIKGFGWKQGRPFVFIKFVNIDSAFNAIRSMNIALFSGRLVSVGFAKSDLVGEESQKTATPFNSKPGLLLIVEHDIQERMKMAALVIDREPIKADKLFN from the coding sequence atggttttgtacggggcgtcacaaacacAAAACCCATTCAATTCCAACCATCGATTCAAGCAAAATTCCTTCTCAAGAAAATCAACTATTTTCGTCAGAGGAGTTCCAAAATCAACTTCCTTAGCCAACATCAATTACGTATTTAAAGAATTCGGCCAGATTAAAGGTTTTGGTTGGAAACAAGGCAGGCCATTTGTTTTCATTAAATTCGTTAATATTGATTCTGCTTTCAATGCCATACGGTCCATGAACATAGCATTATTTTCCGGTAGGTTGGTTTCTGTTGGTTTTGCTAAATCTGATTTGGTAGGCGAAGAATCTCAGAAAACAGCAACTCCTTTCAATTCGAAACCAGGATTATTGCTTATCGTTGAACACGATATTCAAGAAAGGATGAAGATGGCTGCATTGGTTATCGACAGAGAACCCATTAAAGCTGATAAATTGTTCAACTGA